The Terriglobales bacterium sequence GGCTTGTGCGAGATATCGAGATAGGCGCCGCCGTGCTCGCTTCCCCGCCCTTCGCGCACCTCTGTATAAATGGATCTTGCCACTACGTCGCGGGTGGAAAGCTCCATGCGCTGCGGATCGTATTTTTCCATGAAGCGCTCACCCAGCTTGTTGCGCAGGATGCCGCCCTCGCCGCGCACGGCTTCGGTCACCAGAATGCCTTGCACGCCCGGAGGCCATACCATGCCGGTGGGATGAAACTGGACGAACTCCATATCCATCAGTTCGGCTCCGGCATCGTAGGCCAGAGCCATGCCGTCGCCGGTGTACTCCCATGAATTGGATGTGACCCGCCACGCCTTGCCGATGCCACCCGTGGCTATCACGATGGATTTGGCCTTGAATACGATGAAGCGTCCTTGCTCGCGCCAGTAAGCGAATGCGCCGGCGACGCGGTTGCCATCTTTGAGCAAGCGCGTGACTGTGCACTCCATGTAGACATCAAAGCCGAGCGAGACGCCACGGTCCTGCAAGGTGCGGATCATCTCGAGGCCAGTGCGATCGCCAACATGGCAAAGGCGCTTAAAAGTATGCCCACCGAAGGCCCGCTGCAGGATGCGGCCGTCTTCGGTGCGATCGAAAAGCGCTCCCCACTGCTCTAGCTCGCGCACGCGGTCCGGAGCTTCCTGGGCGTGCAGTTGCGCCATGCGCCAGTTGTTCAGCAGTTTGCCGCCGCTCATGGTGTCGCGGAAATGGGTGCGCCAGTTATCAGCCGGGTCTACGTTGGCCATGGCCGCGGCCACGCCGCCCTCAGCCATCACGGTGTGTGCTTTGCCGAGAAGCGATTTGCAGATCACGCCCACGCTCGCGCCCTGGGCCAGGGCTTCAATAGCGGCGCGCAATCCTGCGCCCCCAGCCCCGATGATCAGGACATCATGCTCGCGCAGTTCATATTTTCCGTTGAATCGTTGTTCGTTCACAGTATTTTCAGGTCCCGAATGGCGCCGGTCGCAACCAGCCGAATGTAGAAGTCCGTCAGCCCGACAGAGATGAGGCTCGCCCAGGCAAACAGCATGTGCCGCTCGTTGAGGAAGCTGCTTAGCGTCCAGGCAGAGTGGCGTGCTCCCCCGCCGGCAACGCAGGAGAAGCAATCAAGCTTGCCGCCGATCAGATGGCGCAATGAGTGGCAGGACAAGGTGTACGAGGAGAGCAGAACAACGTTGACCAGCATGATGACTGAACCCAAGCCGACGTAGAAGCTGCCCTCAAACCAAAACGCCCGAATGGCGTCATACCAGAGGAAGCAAAGAAAGATGAAGGCAAGATAGAGAGCGTAACGGTGAAGGTTTTGCAGGATAAAGGGGAAGCGAGTCTCTCCGCTGTAGCTGCGGCGCCCTTCGCCTACTGCGCAGGCCGGCGGATCCCAAAGGAAGGCCCGGTACAGAGCCTTACGATAGTAGTAACAGGTTGCGCGGAAGCTCAGCGGGCCTCCTAGAATCAGAAATGCGGGAGAGAGGGGCCACCAGTGATGGTGGGGATCAATCAGGGGAGAGTAAAAGGGCGAGAGATAAGGGCCCCACTCATAAAAACCGCTCTCCCAGGCCCGCAACGTCGCATAGACGCTGAAGCCTCCCATCAAGACGATTACGGGCACGAGCTCCAACCACCATGCATCGCGCCGCTGTGTGCTGCCCAGACGAACCAGCGCCGGAGAATCCGCCAATCCTTCACCTCCGCAAAGCCCTATAGAGTAGTCAGAAAATAGGTTTTTGGCTAGTGCCTCGGGCGTTTTCTTTCAGGGTTCTTGTTTGACGCTCTCGGTGCGCGCCGGGAGTCCCGATGAATTTGCTCGCGTCTATTGCTTTTCCCTGGAGCTTGGAGCTGAGAATTTGGAGCTGTCTCCGAGGGTTGTTGGATCGGCATCTGGAGCATGCGGTGTCAGTTTCCGGATGATAAATTCCTGAATCAGATTAGCGACGGCAGTTGAGCCGGTCCTGATCAGCGCGTTTTCGAAGGTCAATGCTACTCCGCGATCTGTCTTTGGATAGTAGAGATTTGAGATACCGCCCGAGGCGAGGTTCCCGAGAATCCCCGAGTAATTAGGTTGCCACTGTTGGTTGTCGCCCTTGCAGATCACGGAACGCGAGATGGCATACCAGATTCGTGATCGCGTACTGCCAGTTCCCCTGTAGAAATAACGCGGATCCTGTTTCAGGAGCGATGGCAGTATGGCAGCCCCGATGAACGTGGCTGTAACACTGTCAGCATAGGATGCGCCGAAGCGCTTTCCATAACCTTGTGCGCCTTGCCCATATCCCCGGAGACGGCCATCGGCCTGCTCAACTCCGGCAACCGCCCCAGTCAGGGCGAAGTTGACTGGATCAATGGTCGTCTTCCAGGCCAGCTCGAATTTTTGCTTGGGGTTGAGAGGAACTGCATCGGGGATATAGCTGACATAGAAGTTGGGAACGAAGCCGAGCACGCGCTGCTTTTCCTGGACCTTGATCTGCTCTTCTGCTATTTCGGCGGGCGAGCCTCCAACCTGTACTTCAACGTGGACGGCGGGAACCAACGGGTTCCGCGGAGCAATGTAGACCTCCCCGGAATGCAAGATTCCAGAGGATGTTTGCGTCACGAAGCCCGTCGCCGCGATTCGAATCTGAAAGTCGCCGGGAACGACGTTGGCAAAGGAGTATTGCCCATCGCTGCCCGACAGCACTTCCTGGTTCAGGGATTGATCGTTTGGCGATTGACCCGGGCGTAAAAGTGTCACCCGGGCTCCGACGACAACGGCCCCAGTTCCGTCAACCACGGTTCCGCTGATGCGTCCCGCTAATTGCTGATCAGGCGCCTGCTCGCCGGCGGGCACATTTGTTCCCGGTGCTTGTACGGCAGGGGACTGCTGCGACTGGGACTGCGGCTGAGTCTGCGGCTGAGTCTGAGCCAAAACCGGAAGGCAAGACAGGATAGTCAGGCTGAGCCAAATTAAGCTTCCAAAACCACGAACTGAACCCGGGGCATTTCGCTTGCAACGATCCTTTTTCACAGAACCCTCACACTTGTCGTTATTTTATAGTAAAAGCGAACCGCAGAGGCCGCCGGGGAACGCAGAGGGAAATAAAAGCAGAAAACTCGCCGTAGATTACGCGCATCACGTTTTTTCACTCTGTCATCCTAAGCCGCGTATTTTGCGCGAAGGACCCCGAGGATGTCTGATTTGCCCATTGCCGCCGAAAGGCATTCTCTGAAGAAATTCTGCGTCCAGGCATGCTGGCGGACTTTCCGCTGCTAAGACGCCCCCCTTCGCAAACAAAAAGCGTGAAAGGGCAGCTATCGGCCACAGACGGCTCGAAAAAAAGCTTGCAAGAAAAAGCACTCCACTCGTTCCTCAGCTTAGAAGCAAGAGTTCCACCTGAAACCGGAGGACACCTATGTTGCGGTTCAGAGTTTTGCTTGCGGTTGTGGCGATCGTATTTTTCTGCCGGACAATTCCGGCGCAAACCATTGAGGTCAATGAGAAGGCAACACGCATCGAGCTGCACGACGCCGGAAGTCAGCTCATATTTCCTGTCCGGAACCTCTCTTCTGAAACCGTCCAAGCCCACTTAGGCATTGAGATCCTTGGTTCCGACGGAAAAGTCAGGGGGAAGACAGAGGAACAAGAAGCGATTTCTCCCGGGGCCAATCGAATCACAGTTCCATTTTCCTTCTGGACCGATACTGCCGACATGCAGACCCGGGATGCCCCCTGGGAGCGCCTGCGGTATACCTTCGAGTTTCAGGATGCAAAGCTTGCTCCCGTCTCCGGCGTTGTAGCCATCGCGCAAATCACACCGCAGCTGTTTGAGCTGAAAACCTGGAGGCCGCAATATGTCCTTGGTGATTCGGTCTATCGGGTTCGCGTTCACACGCAGCATCCGGTGACGCAGCAGCCTGTCGCCGGCGTCCAGGTGGAGGGGAAATTAGATTTTCACGACGATAAAGAGACCGTTCTTCACAGCAAGGCCGTCACCGACAAAAGCGGTAATGCAGTTCTGACATTCAGTATCCCCGATAATCAGCCTGCAAACGGGCCTGAACTCAGTGTCATCGCCACACGAGGCGGCTTTCAGCGTGAAATCTCTCCTGATGTTGATCTGCTCTATCTGGGCAACGCTCTTATCACCACCGACAAGCCAATTTATCAGCCCGGCCAGGTTTTGCACATGCGTGCACTCTTGGTGGCCGACTCCAAGCGAGTCAAGGCGAATGCCAATGTGATCGTGACGATCACCAATCCCGATCCAGACGACACGGTAATTTTCCGGGAGACGCTGCAAAGTTCCCGCTTTGGGATTGTGCATGCGGACTGGCAAATTCCCGAGAACCAGCAGCGGGGAGACTACAGGATCCAGGTAGTTCCGGCAGATGGTGACGACGCTCACCACTGGCGCGCAGAGGTTTTTGTAACTATCAGCCGCTATGAGTTGCCTAATTTCGTGGTGAACGTAAAGCCTGACAAGTCGTACTATTTGCCGGGCCAGAATGCCGAAGTCGAGGTGCGAGGCGACTATTTATTTGGAAAAGCGGTCAAGCATGGACACGTACGCGTCGTGCGAGAGGATAACCACCGATGGAGCTACACAGAACAAAAATGGGAGACCGAAGAAGGCGATGAATATAAGGGCGAATTGGATTCGAGCGGCCACTTTACGGCACACATCAATCTGAAAAAGGAAGAAGACGACCTGTCGGGCGATGATTACGCGCGCTTTAACGATCTGCATTTTGCCGCCTATGTCACGGATGCCACAACCCAGCGAACAGAGCAGCGGCGCTTCGACTTGCGTATCACACCATACGCCATTCACGTTTACTACATTCCAAGTGGCGGCCAGCATGAAGACCTGCCGTTGAATTTCTACCTTTCAGCTCAATATGCGGATGGCAAGCCCTGTCAGTGCGAAATTGCGATTCAGCGGTATTTCCAAAAGAATACGGTCGCGGAACAGCAGGAGCAGTACTCGCCGTTGACCAAAATCACCACCAATCGTTATGGGTTGGCCCGCGTTGTTGGTCTGAAGTTACCGCAACTGGAGGAAGATTCATCCGACTTGGGGTTGATGCTGGAAGCGCGCGATAGCCACGGCGTGTTTGGACGCCACCAGGAACGGACCAGCTCCCAGGATGAAGATGTCATCCGCATCTCGGCCGATAAAGCCCTGTATCGCGAGGGAGAACCGGTCAGCATTCAGATTGAGTCTAGCTTGAAAACAACGGCCTTGGTAGTTGAGGTCCTGAGCCATTCCAAGCTGATTGAGACAGAAGTTGTTCATTTGCGAAACGGCCGGGCCTGGCTCACCATCCCCTACTCTTCGCAATTTCAGGATGATGTGCAAATCACCGCGTACGACATGTCAAACAGCTCTTATGGTTATTGGGGGCTTCCCTTCGGCTCGCGCACAGTGCTTTATCCCAAGAAGCACGAATTGAACTTGAGTGTACGGTTGGGAAAGGCCGTGTTTCGTCCAGGAGAAGACGCCCAGGCCGATCTTCATGTGCAGGGTCCGAACGGCGAGAACGTTGAGGGCGCCCTGGCGCTGGCCATTACCGATAAAGCTGTTGATGCCCGTGCCCGGACTGAGCAAGATTTCAGCTCTGGAGGGAATTTCTGGTCTGGTTACGGCTATTGGTTTGACCGGGAAGATATCGCCGGGTTTCGCCGCAGTGACCTGGACAAGGTGGATGTAAGTGAGCCGGTGCCCGCCGATCTTGATCTGCTGGCCGAGGTCTTGCTTCGCAATGAATCATCGTGGGAGGGCCGTCCGAATACGGATACCAGCGGTGAAATGGAAAACCCCGCATCTGTTTTCCAAGCAGAGATCCATTCCAGGATTCTCTCGATAGCCACTGCCTTGAACCAACGCGTTGAGAAGGATCGCACATATCCCAGGGACGAAGAAACTCTCAGGCGCCTTTTGGCAGATGCCGGATTAAAACGCGAGGAAATTCGTGACCCGTGGGGAACAGCCTATCGGGCGCGTTTTTACTCGGAACGTGAGTTCGACAAGATGGTTTTCGTCAGTGCCGGGCCGGATAAGACCTTCGGTACAGCCGATGATTTTGAAGTGGAACCGATCTCCTGGCCCTATTTCCGCTCCTATGGCGAGGCCATCGATCGAACGGCAGAGCAGTACCAACAGCATGCCGGCAAATGCATTGTTGATGAAGCAACCTTGAAAAGCGAACTGCGAAACCAGGGTATTGACTGGGGGAAGGTAAGAGACCGATGGGGACAGCCGTATCGTCTGGAATTTGGTATTGAGAGGCGTTTGTGCACCATCGGTATCATAAGCGGAGGGCCAGACAAGGTCTATCGGTCCAAGGCATATTACGACTACGACGACTTTAGATTGTGGACTTCCAGAGTAGATTATCTCGGCGATCTCGAGGCCCAAATAAGGACCGCCATTGCGAATTATTATCGCGACACCTCCATTTTCCCGGAAAAGGAAGACGACCTGGCGAAAGCCCTTTCGGCAGCGGGACTGGATATGAACAGCAACAAAATGCGCGATCCCTGGGGCATGCCCTACTACCCGGTGTTTGAGCAGAACGCGATTTACACCGATCGCATCCTCGTCAAAGTGGCTTCCGGTTCCCGGCAGGAACAAAGCAAGCCGGTCACTACGCACCTCATGACCGTGCGCTTGCGCAGCAGCGGTTCGGACAAAGTAAAAGGAGACGCTGACGATTTTGAGCTGGTGCAGTTTTCCACCACTGTTTCCGAGCAATCGGCAAACGATGTTGTTCCGCAGCCAGTACAGGGCAAGGATAAAGTCGTATTCACGGACGAAACCGGAGCCATTGCCGGGATGGCGACAGACCCTTCCGGTGCGATCGTTGCCAATGCAGTCGTGACTGCTGTCTCCGACACAACCGGGGTCGAATTTAGAGCTACCACGGATGCGCAAGGACAATACTCGCTGACCTCACTGCCTCCAGGAACTTATGTCTTGCGATGTAATAGTCCGGGATTCAAGCTGCAACAAGTTAACGGTGTTGTTGTGCTCGCCAAAAGCGTTACGCATATAGACATGACATTGGATGTTGGAACTACGGCTGAAACTGTGGAAGTGACGGCCGCGGCGCTTCAAACGAACACAATGATCTCCGCAGCGATGGCCGATGTCAAAAAGGCCCCGCTTCCAGGCCGCAAAGCTGCTGAACTGGCTGCGATCAATCCTGGTGTAATGGCGTCGCCAATTTCAACTCCACGATTACGCGAATACTTTCCGGAGACGCTGCTGTGGCAGCCCGAGCTTATTACCGATAAGAGTGGACATTCGCACCTGAAGTTCAAGCTGGCCGACAACATCACCTCATGGAAGCTGTCGGTGTTGGCCTCGGATGCCAACGGCCAGATGGGCAGCGCAGAAAAAGAATTCACCGCCTTCCAGCCCTTCTTCGCCGATCACGACCCGCCGCCGGTGCTGACCCAGAACGATGAAATTTCGCTGCCCGTGGTGTTGCGCAATTACCTGAATAAACCACAACGGGTAAATGTAGAGATGAAAACCGAACCGTGGTTTACATTGCTGGGTGCGGCAAGCCAGCACGCTGATGTTCCCGCGGGCGATTCTACAAATGCAATCTTTCCCTTCCGCGCTATCACCGCCATACACGATGGCAAGCAACGTGTTACTGCTATCGGCAGTGATGCCAGCGATGCCATTGAACGCAAGGTCAGCGTGCATCCTGACGGCGAAGAGAAGGTCATTACTCAAAGCCAGATCTTCTCTAATCATGCGCAGTTCAGTGCGGCATTGCCTGATTCCGTTATTCCCGGATCGGTACACGCAGAACTGAAGATTTATCCCAATCTCATGGCGCATGTGATGGAGGCGATCGAAGGAAGTCTGGAACGGCCATACGGGTGCGGCGAGCAGACCATCTCTTCAACCTATCCCAACCTCCTGGTGTTGCGTGCCTATAAGGCGCAAGGCATCGAAGGGCCGAATGCTGCGCTGGCCAGGCATTTTCTGCAAACCGGCTACAATCGGTTGCTTTCTTACCGCTCGGGCGACGGGTTTGCCTACTGGACCAAAGAAGAGCCGGATTTTGCTCTTACTGCTTATGCCATCCAGTTTCTCAACGATGCCAAAGAATTTATCGCGGTGGATGAGGGCGTTATCTCTGCCGCACAACTTTGGCTGCTGCAGCAACAGGGAAAGAATGGCGCGTGGATCTCCACCTATACGTTTGCAAATGATGACTACAAAACCTGGTATGAACGTTCAACTACGTCTTATGTAACCCGCATACTGGCGCAGACCCTCAGCGACGAAGAGAAAAAACAGACACCTTCGCCGACGAACTTGTTGGGACACCTGCACTCAGCGTTTGATTATCTTGACAAGCATGTGCAAGACACCGATGAGCCCTATTTCATCGCCAACTACGCTTTGGTTGCGTCTGCCCTGGGAGAACAAACCGCCGCGGCGCAGGCGCGTACGCGTCTGCAATCACTGGTGCATAAACGCGATGGAGAAGCTTATTGGGAGCTGCAACGCAATACGCCATTCTATGGATGGGGCACGGCGGGCCAGGTGGAGACAACGGCTTTGGTTCTGCGCGCACTTGCGCAGGATGAGAATCACGCGAATCCTTTATTGTTCGACGGGCTGCGTTTTCTTCTGCAGGAAAAAGACCGCTATGGTGTGTGGTACTCCGGCCAGGCAACGGTAAATGTACTTAAAACTCTCATTGACCTGACCGATATATCC is a genomic window containing:
- a CDS encoding FAD-binding protein, whose translation is MNEQRFNGKYELREHDVLIIGAGGAGLRAAIEALAQGASVGVICKSLLGKAHTVMAEGGVAAAMANVDPADNWRTHFRDTMSGGKLLNNWRMAQLHAQEAPDRVRELEQWGALFDRTEDGRILQRAFGGHTFKRLCHVGDRTGLEMIRTLQDRGVSLGFDVYMECTVTRLLKDGNRVAGAFAYWREQGRFIVFKAKSIVIATGGIGKAWRVTSNSWEYTGDGMALAYDAGAELMDMEFVQFHPTGMVWPPGVQGILVTEAVRGEGGILRNKLGERFMEKYDPQRMELSTRDVVARSIYTEVREGRGSEHGGAYLDISHKP
- a CDS encoding carboxypeptidase-like regulatory domain-containing protein, whose translation is MAQTQPQTQPQSQSQQSPAVQAPGTNVPAGEQAPDQQLAGRISGTVVDGTGAVVVGARVTLLRPGQSPNDQSLNQEVLSGSDGQYSFANVVPGDFQIRIAATGFVTQTSSGILHSGEVYIAPRNPLVPAVHVEVQVGGSPAEIAEEQIKVQEKQRVLGFVPNFYVSYIPDAVPLNPKQKFELAWKTTIDPVNFALTGAVAGVEQADGRLRGYGQGAQGYGKRFGASYADSVTATFIGAAILPSLLKQDPRYFYRGTGSTRSRIWYAISRSVICKGDNQQWQPNYSGILGNLASGGISNLYYPKTDRGVALTFENALIRTGSTAVANLIQEFIIRKLTPHAPDADPTTLGDSSKFSAPSSREKQ
- a CDS encoding alpha-2-macroglobulin family protein; the encoded protein is MLRFRVLLAVVAIVFFCRTIPAQTIEVNEKATRIELHDAGSQLIFPVRNLSSETVQAHLGIEILGSDGKVRGKTEEQEAISPGANRITVPFSFWTDTADMQTRDAPWERLRYTFEFQDAKLAPVSGVVAIAQITPQLFELKTWRPQYVLGDSVYRVRVHTQHPVTQQPVAGVQVEGKLDFHDDKETVLHSKAVTDKSGNAVLTFSIPDNQPANGPELSVIATRGGFQREISPDVDLLYLGNALITTDKPIYQPGQVLHMRALLVADSKRVKANANVIVTITNPDPDDTVIFRETLQSSRFGIVHADWQIPENQQRGDYRIQVVPADGDDAHHWRAEVFVTISRYELPNFVVNVKPDKSYYLPGQNAEVEVRGDYLFGKAVKHGHVRVVREDNHRWSYTEQKWETEEGDEYKGELDSSGHFTAHINLKKEEDDLSGDDYARFNDLHFAAYVTDATTQRTEQRRFDLRITPYAIHVYYIPSGGQHEDLPLNFYLSAQYADGKPCQCEIAIQRYFQKNTVAEQQEQYSPLTKITTNRYGLARVVGLKLPQLEEDSSDLGLMLEARDSHGVFGRHQERTSSQDEDVIRISADKALYREGEPVSIQIESSLKTTALVVEVLSHSKLIETEVVHLRNGRAWLTIPYSSQFQDDVQITAYDMSNSSYGYWGLPFGSRTVLYPKKHELNLSVRLGKAVFRPGEDAQADLHVQGPNGENVEGALALAITDKAVDARARTEQDFSSGGNFWSGYGYWFDREDIAGFRRSDLDKVDVSEPVPADLDLLAEVLLRNESSWEGRPNTDTSGEMENPASVFQAEIHSRILSIATALNQRVEKDRTYPRDEETLRRLLADAGLKREEIRDPWGTAYRARFYSEREFDKMVFVSAGPDKTFGTADDFEVEPISWPYFRSYGEAIDRTAEQYQQHAGKCIVDEATLKSELRNQGIDWGKVRDRWGQPYRLEFGIERRLCTIGIISGGPDKVYRSKAYYDYDDFRLWTSRVDYLGDLEAQIRTAIANYYRDTSIFPEKEDDLAKALSAAGLDMNSNKMRDPWGMPYYPVFEQNAIYTDRILVKVASGSRQEQSKPVTTHLMTVRLRSSGSDKVKGDADDFELVQFSTTVSEQSANDVVPQPVQGKDKVVFTDETGAIAGMATDPSGAIVANAVVTAVSDTTGVEFRATTDAQGQYSLTSLPPGTYVLRCNSPGFKLQQVNGVVVLAKSVTHIDMTLDVGTTAETVEVTAAALQTNTMISAAMADVKKAPLPGRKAAELAAINPGVMASPISTPRLREYFPETLLWQPELITDKSGHSHLKFKLADNITSWKLSVLASDANGQMGSAEKEFTAFQPFFADHDPPPVLTQNDEISLPVVLRNYLNKPQRVNVEMKTEPWFTLLGAASQHADVPAGDSTNAIFPFRAITAIHDGKQRVTAIGSDASDAIERKVSVHPDGEEKVITQSQIFSNHAQFSAALPDSVIPGSVHAELKIYPNLMAHVMEAIEGSLERPYGCGEQTISSTYPNLLVLRAYKAQGIEGPNAALARHFLQTGYNRLLSYRSGDGFAYWTKEEPDFALTAYAIQFLNDAKEFIAVDEGVISAAQLWLLQQQGKNGAWISTYTFANDDYKTWYERSTTSYVTRILAQTLSDEEKKQTPSPTNLLGHLHSAFDYLDKHVQDTDEPYFIANYALVASALGEQTAAAQARTRLQSLVHKRDGEAYWELQRNTPFYGWGTAGQVETTALVLRALAQDENHANPLLFDGLRFLLQEKDRYGVWYSGQATVNVLKTLIDLTDISGAINKGENPAEIKVNGKTAKTITIPSGKEIVSPIIVDLSEFFSPGEDQVELTGTSDAARSSAQLVSTYYVPWSASTAGKGMDEKHGDSDILHLSVHYDKTEARIGEEIHCQVDVERIGFRGYGMMLAEIGLPPAADVDRESLDKAIENAGWSLNHYDVLPDRLVAYVWPHYGGGATHFEFAFRPRMGEVAQTAPSLLYDYYNPEARAVVEPTKFVIH